The following are encoded in a window of Amphibacillus xylanus NBRC 15112 genomic DNA:
- the uvrA gene encoding excinuclease ABC subunit UvrA — translation MRVVTKKTISIRGARTHNLKNIDLDIPKDQLVVLTGLSGSGKSSLAFDTIYAEGQRRYVESLSSYARQFLGQMDKPDVDSITGLSPSISIDQKTTSNNPRSTVATVTEIYDYLRLLFARVGRPTCPKHGIEITSQTIEQMVDRILEYPERTRLQVLAPVVSGRRGEHVKLIDELKKEGYIRLRVDGELVEIEEEIKLEKNKKHDIDVVIDRIVIKEGVATRLSDSLEAALKLGNGQAIVDLIGQEELRFNEHHACPMCGFSISELEPRLFSFNAPYGACEKCDGLGHKLEVDVDLVIPDKSLSLNEGAILAWQPTSSQYYPQLLASVCKHYGIDMDTPVKDLPKAQFDKILHGSGDETIFFSYENDYGMTRKTDIQFEGVLNNIARRYRDTSSDYIRTQMEKYMVEKACNACDGHRLNEQARSVLINGEHIGQFTRRSVKEGLMFLRQAELTEKEMEIARLILNEIEDRLEFLENVGLDYLTLDRMAGTLSGGEAQRIRLATQIGSALTGVLYVLDEPSIGLHQRDNYRLINTMKQMRDLGNTLIVVEHDEDTMLEADYIIDIGPNAGENGGQVVATGTPQQIIKEAKSLTGQYLSGEKFIHLPLERRKPDERYIEVIGAAENNLKGIDVKIPIGLFTAVTGVSGSGKSSLVNEVMLNKLATTLNKARRRAGKHKEIKGYEHLEKVIDIDQSPIGRTPRSNPATYTGVFDDIRDIFTQTNEAKVRGYKKGRFSFNVKGGRCEACRGDGIIRIEMHFLPDVYVPCEVCEGKRYNRETLEVKYKGKNISDILNMRIEEALEFFKNIPKITRKLQTIDDVGLGYIRLGQPATTLSGGEAQRVKLASELHRRSNGKTLYILDEPTTGLHSADIERLLEVLQRLVESGNTVVVIEHNLDVIKAADYIVDLGPEGGDQGGTIVATGTPEEVAEVEKSYTGHYLKPILERDRKRMADLVEQAEIK, via the coding sequence ATGAGAGTAGTGACAAAGAAAACGATCTCTATTAGGGGAGCACGCACACACAACTTAAAAAATATTGATTTAGACATACCAAAAGATCAGCTTGTTGTCTTAACAGGTCTATCAGGTTCTGGAAAATCATCACTTGCTTTTGATACGATTTATGCTGAGGGGCAAAGACGTTATGTTGAATCACTATCATCGTACGCTCGTCAGTTTTTAGGACAGATGGACAAACCTGACGTTGACTCAATTACAGGACTGTCACCGTCAATTTCAATTGATCAAAAAACAACAAGCAATAACCCGCGGTCTACTGTTGCAACAGTAACAGAAATATATGATTATTTACGTTTATTATTTGCACGTGTAGGTCGACCAACTTGTCCTAAACACGGGATTGAAATTACATCACAAACGATTGAGCAAATGGTTGATCGGATCTTAGAATATCCAGAGCGAACGAGATTACAAGTGTTAGCACCAGTTGTATCGGGACGTAGAGGTGAACACGTTAAATTAATTGATGAGTTAAAAAAAGAAGGTTACATCAGATTACGCGTCGATGGTGAACTTGTTGAAATTGAAGAAGAAATTAAATTAGAGAAAAATAAAAAACATGATATCGATGTAGTGATTGACCGAATCGTCATTAAAGAAGGTGTAGCAACACGATTATCTGATTCGCTAGAGGCAGCATTAAAATTAGGAAATGGCCAAGCAATTGTAGATCTAATTGGACAAGAAGAGTTAAGATTTAATGAACATCATGCTTGTCCGATGTGTGGTTTTTCCATATCTGAATTAGAGCCACGTTTATTTTCATTTAACGCACCTTATGGAGCTTGTGAAAAATGTGATGGTCTAGGTCATAAACTTGAAGTGGATGTAGATTTAGTCATTCCAGATAAGAGTTTATCATTAAATGAAGGTGCGATATTAGCTTGGCAGCCGACAAGCTCTCAGTATTATCCGCAGTTACTAGCAAGTGTTTGTAAACATTATGGAATTGATATGGATACACCTGTTAAAGACTTACCTAAAGCACAATTTGATAAAATTTTACATGGTAGCGGCGATGAGACGATTTTCTTTAGCTATGAAAATGACTATGGTATGACAAGAAAAACAGATATCCAATTTGAAGGTGTATTAAATAACATTGCTCGAAGATATCGTGACACTTCATCAGACTATATCCGGACTCAAATGGAGAAATATATGGTTGAGAAAGCTTGTAATGCTTGTGATGGTCACCGATTAAATGAACAAGCACGTTCAGTTTTAATTAATGGTGAACATATTGGCCAATTTACAAGACGTTCAGTCAAAGAAGGACTTATGTTTTTAAGACAAGCTGAGTTAACAGAAAAAGAAATGGAAATTGCCCGTTTAATTTTAAATGAAATTGAAGACAGACTTGAATTCTTAGAAAACGTAGGGTTAGATTATTTAACACTAGATCGAATGGCTGGAACACTATCTGGAGGAGAGGCGCAACGGATTCGTCTAGCGACTCAAATCGGATCAGCATTAACTGGTGTTCTTTATGTTCTTGATGAACCTTCAATTGGTTTACACCAACGAGATAATTATCGTTTGATTAACACAATGAAGCAAATGCGCGATCTCGGTAATACGTTAATAGTCGTTGAGCATGATGAAGACACGATGCTAGAGGCTGATTATATTATTGATATTGGACCGAATGCTGGTGAAAACGGTGGCCAAGTCGTCGCAACAGGTACTCCACAACAGATTATTAAGGAAGCAAAATCGCTTACTGGACAGTATTTATCTGGTGAGAAATTCATCCATTTACCGTTAGAGCGTCGTAAGCCAGATGAAAGATACATTGAAGTGATCGGAGCTGCTGAAAATAACCTTAAAGGAATAGATGTAAAAATTCCGATAGGCCTCTTTACTGCTGTTACTGGTGTATCTGGTTCAGGAAAAAGTAGTTTAGTTAATGAAGTTATGCTAAATAAATTAGCAACAACCCTAAATAAAGCCCGAAGAAGAGCGGGTAAACATAAGGAAATCAAAGGCTATGAACATTTAGAAAAAGTCATCGATATTGATCAATCACCAATCGGTCGAACACCAAGATCAAACCCGGCCACGTATACAGGTGTATTTGATGATATTCGAGATATTTTCACTCAAACAAATGAAGCTAAGGTTCGTGGATATAAGAAAGGTCGTTTTAGCTTTAATGTTAAAGGTGGCCGTTGTGAAGCATGTCGTGGTGATGGTATAATTAGAATAGAAATGCACTTTTTACCTGATGTCTATGTACCATGTGAAGTTTGTGAAGGTAAACGTTATAATCGAGAAACTTTAGAAGTAAAATATAAAGGGAAAAACATTTCTGATATTTTAAATATGCGAATCGAAGAAGCATTAGAATTTTTCAAAAATATCCCTAAGATTACTCGGAAATTGCAAACGATTGATGATGTTGGTTTAGGTTATATTCGATTAGGTCAGCCTGCAACTACTTTATCAGGTGGTGAGGCCCAACGCGTTAAATTAGCGAGTGAATTACACAGACGATCAAATGGAAAAACACTCTATATTTTAGATGAACCAACAACTGGGCTACACTCAGCAGATATTGAACGTCTGTTAGAAGTACTCCAAAGATTAGTTGAAAGTGGCAACACAGTTGTCGTAATTGAGCATAATTTAGACGTGATTAAAGCTGCAGATTATATCGTTGATCTTGGCCCTGAAGGTGGCGATCAAGGTGGAACGATTGTTGCAACGGGAACACCTGAAGAAGTTGCAGAAGTAGAAAAATCATACACAGGGCATTACTTGAAACCAATTTTAGAACGCGATCGGAAACGGATGGCTGATCTTGTTGAACAAGCTGAAATAAAATAA
- a CDS encoding PspC domain-containing protein, with translation MSKKLYRSNQNYMLAGVLGGIAEYFRLDPTIVRLVYAVFWIFTAGIAPTAIYIAAAMIIPKSDVYNR, from the coding sequence ATGTCAAAAAAATTGTATCGTTCAAATCAAAACTACATGTTGGCGGGTGTGCTAGGTGGGATCGCAGAGTACTTTAGACTCGATCCAACGATTGTACGTTTAGTTTATGCTGTTTTTTGGATATTTACTGCTGGTATTGCACCAACAGCAATCTATATTGCGGCAGCTATGATCATCCCAAAAAGTGATGTGTATAATCGATGA
- a CDS encoding phage holin family protein yields MKRALLSLVLNAIALLLVAEIFSGFHLESFGVAIIASLILAILNAVVKPILLFFTLPINLLTLGLFTFVINAVTLMLTQALIGSDFVIDSFGVAILAAIVLSVINLILNKLVKDPLLTKK; encoded by the coding sequence ATGAAGCGTGCACTGTTATCTTTAGTTTTAAACGCTATTGCCTTGTTGCTTGTTGCTGAAATCTTTTCTGGCTTTCATTTAGAATCGTTTGGTGTCGCAATTATCGCCAGTTTAATTTTGGCGATCTTGAATGCAGTCGTCAAACCAATCCTACTGTTCTTTACACTACCGATTAATCTGCTAACTCTCGGTCTGTTTACTTTTGTGATTAATGCGGTCACATTGATGCTAACTCAGGCGTTAATTGGATCAGATTTTGTCATTGATAGCTTTGGTGTGGCAATCCTAGCAGCGATTGTTTTATCAGTGATTAATTTAATCTTAAATAAGCTCGTGAAAGATCCACTATTAACGAAAAAATAG